TGTTCATCGCCGCGAAGCGTGCCGACTATGTCGATGACCTCGTGCTGCTATCTCGGCGTTACAGCGCCGTCCTGACCAATCTGGACCAGTTCGGCCGGCTCAAGACCGAGCTGCACTATGAGGCGGCAAAACGAGGCGTGACGAGCCGCGACATCAACCTCGTCAGCACCACCCGCCTCCATCTGACGCCGAGCGACGCCAACTACTTCCGCGTCAAGATCGACGAGCTGGAGCAGTTCGCCCGTCCAATGCGCAAGCTTCTTACCGAGACGGCGGACTTCGCCACGAAGGTCGCCGAACAGTATGAGCCGATCACCAAGGCCTATCTCGGCGCGGATGCCACGATCGGCTTCTCGCTTCCCGATCGCGAAGCTGCGAATCCATGAATCCCGAACATCAGCGCTGGGCCGAGGCGCTGCAGATCGAACGGCAGCACGGCGATGCAGCGCCGGACATCATCGCGTCGCGCGTGCAAGAGCTGGCCCTCGCCGGCGACGAAGCTGGCGTGCAACGCTGGATTGGCATCGCAACCCGATATGACTTGCTTCATCAGGATGACGGCGAGAGGCACTGACGCCTTGGCCGCGCGCCCCTCGCTCTAGAAACAGCCGCCCGCCCGCTGTAGGGCGTCGCCATGCAAAGACCGAAGTCCAAATGGCGGGCCGATCGCGGCGCGCGTGCGCTTAAAACCGTCAGCAGCATCGAGGCCTCGATCGCCCGGCTCGGCGCTGAGGATTTGCTCGATCTGCATGACATCTTCGCAGGCGATCCGGGGTCGCCCCTCGACACGATGGCCGTGGCCGAGATGCGAAAGCGCGAGCTGGCGATACCCTGATTGTCGCTGCCGAAACCCGGCCGCGCGTCCTCAATCGAACAGGCTGTGGAGGAAGCCCCGGCGCTTGCCGCGATGGCCGCCACCATGACCACCGCCATGTTCTTCCCGGCTACCATGACCGCCGAAGAAGTCGCCGCCGAAGCCCTGCGACGTGGGAGCGGATGCGGGCTGATCGGCCATGCTGCGCTCGATGATCTTGTCGAGTTCACCCCGATCAAGCCAAACGCCCCGGCATTGCGGGCAATAGTCGATTTCGATCCCCTGCCGTTCGCTCATCACGAGGTCGACCTGACAGTGCGGGCACAACATGCCGCCTTTCCTGGTTTCGTCGGTCATCATCCTTCTCCTTCCATTCTGGTCTAGTTCAGTTCCGCTCGACGATCAGTCGAGGCCGTGGGGAAGCCGCTGCGACTTCGGGAGCTTCTGAAGATCGGCGCGGGTCGCCAAGGCGCAGCTCGTCGTCGACCCGCACCGCGCGTCTTTGGCGATCGCGCGCTGGAGCCGCTTCGCAGCATCGCAGTTCATGCCTGGCGATCGCAGAAGCACCACCGATGCGCGAGGCTTGCCCTGTCCGAGATCGGCCAGGGTATGTTCGGTGTCGGCCCAGCTCCGATGCACGCCGCTCCATTTGGCGCCGTCGGCTTCGGGTTCGACGAAATAGATCGGATGGGTCGCAGGCAGCCCCTGCACGCCGGACTGCCAGCCCGGACCGCTCGGTAGCCGGCATTGAGGCGCTGCGCTTGCCGATGTCGCCCAGGCGGGCGCGACCAGCGCAAGCCCGATGCACGCGATACGCTTCATCATATCCTGTCCTTCCACGCTTCTGCGCGGCCGTGGATTGCGCGAATTGCCAGATCCCGCGCTTAAGGTGGCGTCGATGCTGGATTTCAGGACCATCCAAGCCGTCCTCTCATTGACTGCATGGCATGGACTATGAACCCTGAAGCTACTATAGGGTCAAGCATGAAGATCGGCGATCTTTCGAGGCTGACCAGCACACGGGTCGAGACCATCCGCTTCTATGAGAAGGAAGGTCTCATCCCGCCTCCCGGTCGCACGCACAGCAATTACCGCGTTTACGAGACATCGCATCTCAACCGACTGTCCTTCATCCGGCGCTCCCGCGATCTCGGCTTCACGCTCGACGAAGTGCGGAAGCTGCTTGCCCTTGCCGACGATCGCGAGGCGCCGTGCGCGGACGTCGACGCCCTTGCTGCCGAGCACATCAAGGAGATCGACAAGAAGGTGCGAGATCTGATGGCGCTCCGTGACCAGCTCGCGCGCAAGCTCAGCGATTGCGACGGTGCCTCGATCGCCGAATGCCGCATCATCGAAGCACTGGCGCCGGCGCCTGATCTTGCGGCTTGACGACGCTTGACCCTGAAGTGGCTTCAGGGTCCATAGAGCTTGCAACGTCGAGTCGGGAGAGACCGCTATGGACGATTGCTGTTCACGGAAAAGCGAGGCGCTGAATACGCTCGCCCAGAGTGAGCAGCGTCGCGTCCTCATCGTCGTCATGATCTTGAACCTCGCCATGTTCGTGGCGGAGTTCGGTGCAGGACTGGTGGCTCAATCGACAGCATTGATGGCCGACTCGGTCGATATGCTCGGTGACGCCATCGTCTATGCCCTGAGTCTCTATGCGATTGCTCGCGGCTCCCGCTGGGAGGCGGGCGCAGCTCTCGCCAAGGGCGGCCTGATCCTCGCCTTCGGGATTGTCATCATCGCGCAGAGCCTGCTGAAGATCAGCACCGGCGGCGCTCCGTCGAGCACGATCATGCTCGCCTTCAGCGGCATCGCGCTCGCCGTCAATCTTGCGTGCCTCGCTCTGCTCTGGCGCTTCCGCAACACCAACGTGAACATGTCGAGCACCTTTGAATGCTCGCGCAACGACGTTGTTGCCAATCTGGGCGTCTTCGTGGCGGGCGGTCTGATCGCGTTCACCAACTCGCCCTGGCCCGATATTGTGGTCGGGCTCGCGATCGCAGCCCTTTTCGTGCGCTCGGCGGTGCGTGTCCTTCGATCGGCTTGGCCCGTCTGGCGGCACGAGAGCCGCTCGACTAAAGTCGTGCTTCGATGAGCGCAGCACTTTCCTTCTTCGGTAACCAAAGCCGTGCTAAGCAGCGTACCGTGAAGCGCCTGCTCGCCATCTTTCTATCCCTGTTCCTCGCTGTGAACCTTGCTTACGGCACGGTGGCGCACGCGATGGAGCCGGCGGTGAGCATGGACAACAGCGTCGCCTTTGCGATGGGTCATACGCCAGGCGACGCCGATCAGGTGCCTGCCGATAGCGACAAGGGCTATCCCCATCATCATGCTGGATGCCACGGCCATCAGATCGGTGAGCCTGCGCGCGATTATGCGTCTCCTGTGGCCTGCGTCGTGAAGGTTACCCTCATGCCGGCGGCGAACGACAAGGTCGCTCCGGTGAGATCCACGCCCGAGAACCGGCCTCCCATCGCCTGACGATCCCCTGAATCCGTCGCCAGCCTGCGACGGACTTCCCTGGATTTCGTCAGGAGTCTTCCATGCATCGTGTCCTCGCGGCCCTTATGGCCGTGGCGTCATGCGCTTCGATAGCGCAGGCGCAGTCGTTGGCGTCTCAGCCAGCGGCGACTACCGAGAATGTCGTTACCCTCAATCAGGCGCTCGCCCTTGCGGGCACCGTCTCGCCGTCCCTCGATAGTGCGGCGGCTGGCGTGCGCGCCGCGCAGGAGGCCCGAACCGTCGCGGGTTTGCGGCCGAATCCGTCGATCGTCGTCGAGAGCGAGAATCTCGTTGGCACCGGCCAGTATCGCGGCGCACGCAGCGCCGAGACGACCGCCGGGGTGGCGCTTCCGATCGAGCTGGGCGGCAAGCGCTCGGCCCGCATCGGGGTCGCCAACTCGCAGCGGAACCGCGCCGACATCAACTCGGCGATCGCGATGGCGGACCTTCGCCTTCGCGTCACCCAAGCCTATGTCGAAGCCGCTGCAGCAGAGCAGCGCCTCGTCATAGCTCGCGACCAGACCGCTATTGCCGAGAACGCTCTCAAGGCGGCCCGAACGCGGGTGACGGCCGGTGCTGGGGCGCCGATCGACGAGCAGCGCGCCGATGTGCTGCGCGTCAATGCCGGCGTTGCCGAACAGAAGGCCCGCCTTGCGCTCGATGTCGCGCGGGGCAATCTAGTCCGGTTGATCGGCAAGCCGATCGACGGCGCTCTCGACCTCGGCTGGTTTCGCAGTGTGCGCGAGGGCGCCTACGGGCCACAGATGCCGGTGAGAGCGGACGGCACGCTCGCGCTCGCGGCAGCTCGGGCCGACGTGGATACGGCATCGGCCCAGGTCCGGCTTGCCCGGTCCCAGCGGGTGCCGGACGTGACGATCAGCGCCAGCGCGCGGCGCCTCGCCGCCA
The nucleotide sequence above comes from Sphingomonas oryzagri. Encoded proteins:
- a CDS encoding DUF6961 family protein, with product MNPEHQRWAEALQIERQHGDAAPDIIASRVQELALAGDEAGVQRWIGIATRYDLLHQDDGERH
- a CDS encoding TFIIB-type zinc ribbon-containing protein; the encoded protein is MTDETRKGGMLCPHCQVDLVMSERQGIEIDYCPQCRGVWLDRGELDKIIERSMADQPASAPTSQGFGGDFFGGHGSREEHGGGHGGGHRGKRRGFLHSLFD
- a CDS encoding MerR family transcriptional regulator, with amino-acid sequence MKIGDLSRLTSTRVETIRFYEKEGLIPPPGRTHSNYRVYETSHLNRLSFIRRSRDLGFTLDEVRKLLALADDREAPCADVDALAAEHIKEIDKKVRDLMALRDQLARKLSDCDGASIAECRIIEALAPAPDLAA
- a CDS encoding cation diffusion facilitator family transporter; translated protein: MDDCCSRKSEALNTLAQSEQRRVLIVVMILNLAMFVAEFGAGLVAQSTALMADSVDMLGDAIVYALSLYAIARGSRWEAGAALAKGGLILAFGIVIIAQSLLKISTGGAPSSTIMLAFSGIALAVNLACLALLWRFRNTNVNMSSTFECSRNDVVANLGVFVAGGLIAFTNSPWPDIVVGLAIAALFVRSAVRVLRSAWPVWRHESRSTKVVLR
- a CDS encoding TolC family protein, which encodes MHRVLAALMAVASCASIAQAQSLASQPAATTENVVTLNQALALAGTVSPSLDSAAAGVRAAQEARTVAGLRPNPSIVVESENLVGTGQYRGARSAETTAGVALPIELGGKRSARIGVANSQRNRADINSAIAMADLRLRVTQAYVEAAAAEQRLVIARDQTAIAENALKAARTRVTAGAGAPIDEQRADVLRVNAGVAEQKARLALDVARGNLVRLIGKPIDGALDLGWFRSVREGAYGPQMPVRADGTLALAAARADVDTASAQVRLARSQRVPDVTISASARRLAATNDTAAVVGLSIPFPLFNNGAAAERQAQAQRDQADAERRLANLNVEQDIAGAQADLQSAAASARAAGGPALTAAAEAARIARIGYAQGKFSQLDLLQAEQSLAETRAGYTDALSAYHDAEARLARLTSTPSDVAP